A stretch of the Marinobacter sp. JH2 genome encodes the following:
- a CDS encoding alpha/beta hydrolase: MLQSSPISLALLFVTVLLTTACSRQGIYENAMDWERSGAGLEVSQINVGELEITYLRNREANNGNTIVLVHGFAANKDNWIRMAGELTEEFNVYAIDLPGHGDSSKPLDLGYRLEEQVGYLALILKALNIETMHMMGNSMGGAITALYAATYPEQIETAVLFNPAGILEYHNELTELVLAGDNPLIPTQPGDFERLVDFAMEEKPFIPWPILGVMEEKAIANQDINKKIFSDIREAGLNSDFRDAIKHIEDPVLIVWGKEDRVLDYRNGALFKQDIPGAQLTILEGIGHAPMIETPEESAQLFLEFSQPYRSNNDQEKMVAR; this comes from the coding sequence ATGTTGCAATCATCACCTATATCCCTTGCCCTGCTGTTTGTAACGGTGTTGCTCACCACCGCATGCTCGCGGCAAGGCATTTACGAAAATGCCATGGACTGGGAACGCTCCGGTGCCGGGCTCGAAGTCAGCCAAATAAACGTAGGTGAGTTGGAAATTACTTACCTCCGAAACCGTGAAGCCAACAACGGCAACACCATCGTTCTTGTGCACGGATTTGCCGCCAACAAAGACAACTGGATACGAATGGCAGGGGAGCTCACCGAAGAGTTCAACGTATACGCCATCGACCTACCCGGCCACGGCGACAGCAGCAAACCCCTCGACCTCGGCTACCGACTGGAAGAGCAAGTCGGTTATCTTGCCCTCATTCTTAAAGCCCTGAACATCGAAACCATGCACATGATGGGCAACTCCATGGGTGGGGCCATCACCGCGCTCTATGCAGCCACCTACCCCGAACAGATTGAAACGGCGGTTCTGTTTAACCCCGCCGGCATCCTGGAATACCACAACGAACTCACCGAACTGGTGCTTGCCGGCGACAACCCGCTGATCCCCACCCAACCGGGCGACTTTGAGCGTTTGGTCGACTTCGCGATGGAAGAAAAGCCCTTTATTCCCTGGCCCATACTGGGAGTGATGGAAGAAAAAGCCATTGCCAATCAAGACATCAATAAAAAAATTTTTTCCGACATCCGCGAAGCTGGCCTGAACTCTGATTTTCGTGATGCAATCAAACACATTGAAGATCCGGTTCTGATCGTCTGGGGCAAAGAAGATCGTGTGCTGGATTACCGTAATGGAGCCCTCTTCAAACAAGACATACCCGGCGCCCAACTGACCATCCTCGAAGGCATCGGCCATGCGCCGATGATCGAGACACCGGAAGAATCGGCCCAGCTGTTTCTTGAGTTTTCCCAGCCCTACCGGTCAAATAACGACCAAGAAAAAATGGTAGCACGTTAG
- the purD gene encoding phosphoribosylamine--glycine ligase: MNILIIGSGGREHALAWKAAKSPLADKVFVAPGNAGTAREPSLENVDLDVMDLDGLANFAEQNNVGLTIVGPEAPLVAGVVNKFEDRGLRIFGPSAGAAQLEGSKAFTKDFLARQKIPTADYANFTDVDDALAYVREKGAPIVVKADGLAAGKGVIVAMTLEEAEDAIRDMLAGNAFGDAGSRVVVEEFLDGEEASFIVMVDGKNVLAMATSQDHKRVGDGDTGPNTGGMGAYSPAPVVTADVHQRIMDEVIMPTVNGMAAEGHPYKGFLYAGLMIDASGASKVIEFNCRFGDPETQPIMLRMKSDIVELSLAAVDGTLDQCDSVWDERASVGIVLAAGGYPGSYNKGDVISGLPETEVDGEKVFHAGTSLKDGNVVTNGGRVLCATALGNTVTEAQQRAYELAAKVEWDGVFCRKDIAYRAIAREQG, translated from the coding sequence ATGAACATTCTGATTATCGGCAGTGGCGGTCGTGAACACGCACTGGCCTGGAAAGCCGCCAAGTCCCCGCTGGCCGACAAGGTTTTTGTCGCACCGGGTAACGCCGGCACAGCCCGCGAGCCCAGTCTGGAAAACGTCGATCTGGACGTCATGGATCTGGACGGACTGGCCAACTTTGCCGAACAGAACAATGTCGGCCTCACCATCGTCGGACCGGAAGCCCCGCTGGTTGCCGGCGTGGTCAACAAGTTTGAAGATCGCGGCCTACGCATCTTCGGCCCCAGTGCCGGAGCAGCTCAGCTTGAAGGCTCCAAAGCCTTCACCAAGGATTTCCTGGCCCGCCAGAAAATACCAACCGCGGACTACGCCAATTTCACCGACGTTGACGACGCTCTCGCCTACGTTCGTGAGAAAGGCGCACCGATTGTGGTTAAGGCTGATGGCCTGGCCGCCGGTAAAGGCGTCATCGTTGCGATGACTCTGGAAGAAGCCGAAGACGCCATTCGCGACATGCTGGCTGGTAACGCCTTTGGCGATGCCGGCAGCCGCGTGGTCGTTGAAGAGTTCCTAGACGGCGAAGAAGCCTCGTTCATCGTTATGGTTGATGGCAAGAACGTACTGGCCATGGCGACTTCCCAAGATCACAAGCGCGTTGGTGACGGCGACACCGGCCCCAACACCGGCGGCATGGGTGCTTACTCTCCGGCGCCAGTGGTCACAGCCGATGTGCACCAGCGCATTATGGACGAAGTGATCATGCCGACCGTTAACGGCATGGCAGCAGAAGGCCACCCTTACAAGGGTTTCCTTTACGCCGGCCTGATGATCGACGCTTCCGGTGCTTCCAAGGTGATCGAGTTCAACTGCCGCTTCGGTGATCCGGAAACTCAGCCAATCATGCTGCGCATGAAGTCTGACATCGTTGAACTGTCCCTGGCAGCCGTTGACGGTACCCTAGACCAGTGTGATTCCGTGTGGGACGAGCGCGCCTCAGTGGGCATCGTTCTGGCCGCCGGTGGTTATCCGGGCAGCTACAATAAGGGCGACGTGATCTCCGGCTTGCCGGAAACCGAGGTAGACGGCGAGAAAGTCTTCCACGCCGGTACCAGCCTAAAAGACGGCAACGTTGTCACTAACGGCGGTCGCGTACTCTGCGCCACAGCCCTTGGCAACACCGTCACCGAAGCTCAACAGCGCGCCTACGAATTGGCCGCGAAAGTTGAGTGGGACGGCGTATTCTGCCGTAAAGACATTGCATACCGGGCGATTGCCCGTGAACAAGGCTGA
- the purH gene encoding bifunctional phosphoribosylaminoimidazolecarboxamide formyltransferase/IMP cyclohydrolase, translating into MANQANTPVRRALISVSDKTGIVDFGRALTERGIELLSTGGTFRLLQENKVPVTEVSDYTGFPEMMDGRVKTLHPKIHGGVLGRRGTDDAIMAEHGINPIDMVVVNLYPFEDTVANPDCDLATAIENIDIGGPTMVRAAAKNHNDVAIVVNASDYSRVLKELEENDGDLTYNTRFDLAVKAFEHTAGYDGAIANYLGGRTPDNDNADFPRTFNAQFVKVQDMRYGENPHQRAAFYAESNPREACVATAKQLQGKELSYNNVADTDAALECVKPFADPACVIVKHANPCGVAIGADILQAYDLAFATDPTSAFGGIIAFNRELDAKTAQAIVDRQFVEVIIAPSIAPEAVEIVSAKKNVRLLACGEFDSHRAKTMDYKRVTGGLLVQDRDLGMVAMEDVKVVTDRQPTEEELNDLLFAWEVAKYVKSNAIVYAKAGRTIGVGAGQMSRVYSAKIAGIKAADEGLEVKGSVMSSDAFFPFRDGIDAAAAAGITAVIQPGGSMRDQEVIDAANEHGIAMVFTGMRHFRH; encoded by the coding sequence ATGGCAAACCAGGCTAACACCCCCGTCCGTCGCGCCCTGATCAGCGTGAGTGATAAAACTGGCATCGTCGATTTCGGCCGTGCCCTGACCGAACGCGGTATAGAGCTGCTCTCTACTGGCGGCACTTTCCGACTGCTACAGGAAAACAAAGTACCGGTCACCGAAGTGTCCGACTACACCGGCTTCCCGGAAATGATGGACGGCCGGGTGAAAACCCTGCATCCGAAGATCCACGGTGGCGTTCTGGGCCGTCGCGGTACCGACGACGCCATCATGGCCGAGCACGGCATTAACCCGATCGATATGGTGGTGGTGAACCTCTACCCGTTCGAAGACACCGTTGCCAACCCGGATTGCGATCTCGCCACGGCCATCGAAAACATCGACATCGGTGGCCCGACCATGGTTCGCGCCGCGGCTAAAAACCATAACGACGTTGCCATTGTGGTGAACGCTTCCGACTACAGCCGCGTATTGAAAGAACTCGAAGAAAACGACGGTGACCTGACCTACAACACTCGTTTCGATCTGGCGGTCAAAGCCTTCGAACACACCGCCGGTTACGACGGTGCCATCGCCAACTACCTGGGCGGACGCACACCGGACAACGACAACGCTGACTTCCCTCGCACCTTCAACGCCCAGTTCGTGAAGGTTCAGGATATGCGTTACGGCGAAAACCCGCACCAACGCGCCGCTTTCTATGCCGAAAGCAACCCGCGTGAAGCTTGCGTCGCCACTGCCAAACAACTGCAAGGCAAAGAGCTCAGCTACAACAACGTAGCCGATACCGACGCCGCTCTGGAATGCGTGAAGCCATTCGCAGATCCTGCCTGCGTCATTGTTAAGCACGCCAACCCTTGCGGCGTCGCCATTGGTGCCGACATTCTTCAGGCCTACGACCTGGCCTTCGCCACCGATCCGACCTCAGCCTTCGGTGGCATCATCGCCTTTAACCGCGAGCTCGATGCTAAAACCGCCCAAGCCATCGTTGATCGCCAGTTCGTGGAAGTCATCATTGCCCCCAGCATCGCGCCGGAAGCGGTAGAGATCGTATCTGCCAAGAAGAACGTTCGCTTGCTGGCCTGCGGCGAATTCGACAGCCACCGAGCCAAGACCATGGACTACAAGCGCGTCACCGGCGGCCTGCTGGTTCAAGATCGCGACTTGGGCATGGTAGCGATGGAAGACGTTAAAGTGGTTACCGACCGCCAGCCCACCGAAGAAGAGCTGAACGACCTGTTGTTTGCCTGGGAAGTGGCCAAATACGTTAAGTCTAACGCCATCGTCTACGCCAAAGCCGGCCGCACCATCGGTGTGGGTGCAGGCCAAATGAGCCGCGTATACAGCGCCAAAATCGCCGGCATTAAAGCCGCCGATGAAGGTCTGGAAGTCAAAGGCTCGGTGATGTCTTCCGACGCCTTCTTCCCATTCCGTGACGGCATCGATGCCGCCGCCGCTGCCGGCATCACCGCGGTGATTCAACCGGGCGGTTCCATGCGCGACCAGGAAGTGATCGACGCAGCCAACGAACACGGCATCGCCATGGTCTTCACTGGCATGCGCCATTTCCGTCACTGA
- the fis gene encoding DNA-binding transcriptional regulator Fis: MTAETLAHDNLSTPANDELHQLHTVNGSGNSVTLRDSVEVALKNYFAQLDGAPVTDVYQLVLSEVEAPLLEQVMKYTRNNQTKASTMLGLNRGTLRKKLKQYGLL; encoded by the coding sequence ATGACCGCTGAGACTTTGGCACACGATAATCTGAGCACCCCGGCCAACGATGAATTGCATCAGTTGCACACGGTAAACGGCAGCGGCAATAGCGTCACCCTGCGCGACAGCGTAGAAGTTGCTCTGAAGAACTACTTCGCGCAACTGGACGGAGCACCCGTCACCGATGTGTATCAACTGGTGCTCTCTGAAGTTGAAGCGCCACTGCTCGAGCAGGTAATGAAGTACACCCGCAACAACCAAACCAAGGCATCCACCATGCTCGGTCTGAATCGCGGAACCCTGCGCAAGAAACTGAAGCAATACGGTCTGCTATAA
- the dusB gene encoding tRNA dihydrouridine synthase DusB, with the protein MPTAKIGPYTLPNPLIVAPMAGVTDRPFRLLCRRMGAGLAVSEMVIADSKLWHTRKSRTRMNHQGEPEPRSVQIAGGDPDMLADAARQNAEFGAQIIDINMGCPAKKVCNKAAGSALMKDEKLVREILEAVVSAVDIPVTLKMRTGWDRDNRNAKIIAKMAEDAGIRALAVHGRTRADKYLGDAEYDTIAEVKASVGIPVFANGDITTPEKARHVLTYTGADGLLIGRGAQGRPWIFREIMHFLETGEHLAAPPLNEVEQILLEHLAELHSFYGEKMGVRIARKHVGWYLQTHDESKQFRSRFNGIEDPLEQKDSIAQYFARLRNGEVFAA; encoded by the coding sequence CTGCCAACGGCAAAAATCGGGCCGTACACCCTGCCCAACCCATTGATAGTTGCACCCATGGCCGGTGTAACAGATCGCCCGTTTCGGCTTTTGTGTCGAAGAATGGGCGCCGGTTTGGCTGTATCGGAAATGGTCATAGCGGATAGCAAGCTCTGGCATACGCGCAAATCTCGCACCCGGATGAACCATCAGGGCGAACCCGAGCCCCGGTCAGTGCAAATTGCCGGCGGCGACCCAGACATGCTGGCCGATGCCGCAAGGCAAAACGCCGAGTTTGGTGCCCAGATCATCGACATCAACATGGGGTGTCCAGCCAAAAAAGTTTGCAACAAGGCCGCTGGTTCGGCCTTGATGAAAGACGAAAAGCTGGTTCGGGAAATTCTGGAAGCGGTGGTCAGCGCCGTTGATATTCCGGTGACACTGAAAATGCGCACAGGTTGGGATCGCGACAACCGAAACGCCAAAATAATTGCAAAAATGGCGGAAGACGCAGGCATTCGGGCCCTCGCTGTACACGGCCGCACAAGAGCCGACAAATACCTGGGCGATGCCGAATACGACACCATTGCCGAAGTAAAAGCCAGTGTTGGTATTCCAGTGTTTGCCAATGGCGACATCACCACACCAGAGAAAGCCCGCCATGTGCTGACCTACACCGGCGCAGACGGGCTGCTGATCGGCAGAGGCGCACAAGGCCGTCCATGGATTTTCCGGGAAATCATGCACTTTCTGGAAACCGGCGAACACCTTGCGGCTCCGCCCCTGAATGAAGTCGAGCAGATACTCCTGGAGCATCTTGCCGAGCTGCACAGCTTCTACGGGGAAAAGATGGGCGTGCGTATCGCCAGAAAACATGTGGGCTGGTATCTGCAGACCCACGACGAAAGCAAACAGTTCCGCAGTCGCTTCAATGGGATCGAAGACCCACTGGAGCAAAAAGACAGCATCGCACAGTACTTTGCACGCTTACGAAATGGAGAGGTATTCGCAGCATGA
- a CDS encoding DUF3426 domain-containing protein, producing MTQSSLQTQCPECATRFRVTDEQLSVAGGKVRCGNCMAIFNAKEHPITASRESASSPTPARSGPSITKDSTNEDTRSSVIDDDFVFADNPEEDAEEGLYAGGKLTFSEDELSDSFLSVDDRHNESFSEDHEDPISANIDESWAEAMLSDDHPAHPEKHTAEPEPEPEPEPEPEPEPEPETASVSSASDGQHDQETGGAALSSEDADQMGDSIINQARPEQTSATLYQDLRREPVSVGGGGSRLRAVLWSLVTLALLGLLVAQATWFQFDRLSAIPQLRPFYEKGCELAGCELQPLVNVDAIQSRKLVVRTAPDNRNQLIVDAVIINRANFEQPFPSIALTFSNLNGDVVAQSVFGPEEYIAGDGKALENMPTDTPVKIAIRIRDPGRDAVNYNLLFRP from the coding sequence ATGACCCAGAGCAGCCTGCAAACACAGTGCCCCGAGTGCGCCACTCGTTTTCGGGTAACTGACGAACAGCTCAGTGTCGCCGGAGGCAAAGTCCGCTGCGGCAACTGCATGGCCATCTTTAACGCGAAAGAGCACCCCATAACGGCTTCCCGCGAGAGTGCGTCATCTCCAACCCCTGCCCGCTCCGGACCTTCAATAACTAAAGATTCCACCAACGAAGACACCCGCAGCAGCGTAATTGACGACGACTTTGTTTTCGCTGATAACCCTGAAGAGGATGCGGAAGAAGGCCTTTACGCAGGGGGCAAACTCACGTTCTCTGAAGACGAACTGAGCGACAGTTTTCTCTCGGTTGACGACCGTCATAACGAAAGTTTCTCTGAAGACCACGAAGACCCTATAAGCGCAAATATCGATGAAAGCTGGGCAGAAGCCATGCTTTCAGACGATCATCCCGCACATCCAGAGAAACATACCGCTGAGCCTGAGCCTGAGCCTGAGCCTGAGCCTGAGCCTGAGCCTGAGCCTGAGCCTGAAACAGCATCCGTCAGCTCTGCTTCAGACGGCCAGCACGATCAAGAAACAGGCGGCGCAGCCCTCTCAAGCGAAGACGCTGACCAGATGGGCGACTCCATAATTAATCAGGCTCGCCCGGAACAAACCTCTGCGACCTTATATCAGGATTTACGGCGAGAGCCAGTGTCGGTTGGCGGCGGGGGCAGCCGCCTTCGGGCAGTGCTGTGGAGTCTTGTGACACTCGCACTGCTCGGGCTCTTAGTGGCACAGGCTACCTGGTTCCAGTTTGACCGGTTATCCGCCATTCCTCAGCTACGGCCCTTTTACGAGAAAGGCTGTGAATTGGCCGGTTGCGAGCTTCAGCCACTGGTGAATGTCGATGCCATACAAAGCCGTAAATTGGTGGTTCGTACAGCCCCGGACAACCGAAACCAGTTGATCGTCGATGCGGTTATCATCAATCGCGCCAACTTCGAGCAGCCATTTCCCTCTATTGCCCTGACCTTTTCCAACTTGAATGGAGACGTGGTGGCGCAAAGCGTTTTCGGCCCCGAAGAGTATATCGCCGGTGACGGCAAGGCACTGGAAAACATGCCCACAGATACCCCGGTCAAGATTGCGATCCGGATTCGCGACCCTGGACGCGACGCGGTCAACTACAACCTGCTCTTCCGTCCGTAG
- the prmA gene encoding 50S ribosomal protein L11 methyltransferase, which translates to MPWIQLQIPADPDNADQLEDLLMEMGSDAVSMEDAADQPLYEPDPGTTPLWSQTTVTGLFQSDRDIEQLCSDIRDAWHQQTQQTLAEIEVTLVEDKDWERAWMDDFHPLRFGERLWIVPSWHEAPDPDAANLLLDPGLAFGTGTHPTTALCLQWLDGQDVDGKQVIDYGCGSGILGLAALLLGAKHVIGVDTDPQALEASRENARRNEVEDDRLDLYLPGSDPDTQADVMLANILAQPLIGLAPRLATLTRTGGSLVLSGILSNQAREVMEAYEPWFIMDEPEQKEEWVRLTGRRKDE; encoded by the coding sequence ATGCCCTGGATACAACTCCAGATTCCAGCTGATCCCGACAATGCGGATCAGCTGGAAGACTTGCTTATGGAAATGGGTTCGGATGCCGTTTCCATGGAAGATGCCGCTGATCAACCCCTCTACGAGCCGGACCCAGGCACAACCCCCTTGTGGAGCCAAACCACCGTAACAGGCCTGTTTCAATCGGACCGGGATATCGAGCAGCTGTGCTCCGATATTCGGGATGCCTGGCATCAGCAAACCCAGCAAACTCTGGCAGAGATTGAGGTTACGCTGGTCGAAGACAAAGATTGGGAGCGGGCCTGGATGGACGACTTCCATCCATTGCGTTTTGGCGAGCGGCTCTGGATTGTTCCAAGCTGGCACGAAGCCCCCGACCCGGATGCCGCTAACCTTCTGCTGGACCCGGGCCTGGCTTTCGGCACCGGCACCCATCCTACAACAGCCCTCTGCCTGCAGTGGCTGGATGGCCAGGATGTTGATGGCAAGCAAGTAATCGACTATGGCTGCGGCTCCGGCATTCTCGGCCTTGCGGCTCTGTTACTGGGCGCCAAGCACGTGATTGGCGTAGACACCGACCCTCAAGCTCTGGAAGCCAGTCGTGAAAATGCCCGGCGCAATGAGGTTGAAGACGATCGGCTGGACCTTTACTTGCCCGGCAGTGACCCCGACACCCAAGCCGACGTGATGCTCGCCAACATTCTGGCACAACCGTTGATTGGCTTGGCGCCTCGTTTAGCCACCCTGACTCGCACCGGCGGTAGCCTTGTACTCTCCGGCATTCTGTCGAACCAAGCCAGAGAAGTTATGGAAGCCTACGAACCTTGGTTTATCATGGACGAACCCGAACAGAAAGAAGAGTGGGTACGCCTCACAGGACGGCGCAAGGACGAGTGA
- the accC gene encoding acetyl-CoA carboxylase biotin carboxylase subunit, which translates to MAMLEKVLIANRGEIALRILRACKELGIKTVAVHSQVDRDLMHVRLANETVCIGPNSPTDSYLNIPAIISAAEVTDSVGIHPGYGFLAENADFAEQVEKSGFRFIGPRAETIRLMGNKVSAIEAMKKAGVPTVPGSDGPLTDDDERTLQVARKIGYPVMIKAASGGGGRGMQVVHSEAALLKAVQITQSEAKNAFGDPTVYLEKFLETPRHVEVQVLADMHGNVIHLGDRDCSMQRRNQKVIEEAPAPNINPESRERTLKACTDACKEIGYVGAGTFEFLYQDGEFYFIEMNTRVQVEHPVSEMVTGVDIVREQLRIASGLPLEYSQDEIQISGHAMECRINAEDPQTFAPSPGKIKHFHAPGGNGIRVDSHLYSGYTVPPYYDSLIAKLITWGDDRNIARRRMKNALDEMLVEGIKTNQPLHRKLVRDGGFKQVDFTIHYLEKLIQD; encoded by the coding sequence ATGGCTATGTTAGAAAAAGTTCTGATCGCAAACCGCGGTGAAATCGCCCTGCGTATACTCCGCGCCTGCAAAGAGCTAGGCATTAAAACGGTGGCGGTTCACTCTCAGGTAGACCGCGACCTGATGCACGTTCGCCTGGCAAATGAAACCGTCTGCATCGGCCCAAACAGTCCGACAGACAGCTATCTGAACATCCCGGCGATTATCAGTGCGGCGGAAGTGACAGATTCTGTCGGTATCCACCCCGGCTACGGCTTTCTGGCAGAAAACGCAGACTTTGCCGAACAAGTCGAGAAAAGCGGGTTCCGCTTCATCGGCCCGAGAGCAGAGACCATTCGCCTGATGGGCAACAAAGTCTCTGCAATCGAAGCCATGAAGAAAGCTGGCGTACCGACGGTTCCCGGCTCAGACGGCCCTCTCACCGATGACGATGAGCGGACGTTGCAGGTAGCTCGCAAAATCGGCTACCCGGTCATGATCAAAGCAGCTTCCGGCGGCGGTGGTCGCGGTATGCAGGTAGTTCACTCCGAGGCAGCCCTGCTCAAAGCCGTTCAGATCACTCAGTCAGAAGCAAAGAACGCTTTCGGCGATCCCACGGTTTATCTGGAAAAGTTTCTGGAAACGCCGCGTCATGTTGAGGTTCAGGTTCTCGCCGACATGCACGGCAACGTGATCCATCTGGGCGACCGCGACTGCTCTATGCAGCGCCGCAACCAGAAGGTCATTGAAGAAGCCCCGGCCCCGAATATCAATCCGGAATCCCGCGAGCGCACCCTCAAAGCCTGTACCGATGCTTGCAAAGAAATCGGTTACGTAGGCGCCGGCACCTTCGAATTCCTATATCAGGATGGTGAGTTCTACTTCATCGAAATGAACACCCGCGTTCAGGTAGAGCACCCGGTATCCGAAATGGTCACTGGCGTGGACATCGTCCGCGAACAGTTGCGCATTGCCAGCGGGTTGCCACTGGAATACAGCCAGGACGAAATTCAGATTTCCGGTCATGCCATGGAATGTCGGATCAACGCAGAGGACCCTCAAACCTTCGCGCCCAGCCCTGGCAAGATCAAGCATTTTCATGCCCCCGGCGGCAACGGTATTCGTGTCGACTCCCATCTGTACAGCGGCTACACCGTGCCTCCGTACTACGATTCACTGATCGCCAAGTTGATCACGTGGGGTGACGATCGAAACATCGCACGCCGACGCATGAAGAACGCATTAGATGAAATGTTGGTTGAGGGCATCAAGACAAATCAGCCACTACACAGAAAACTGGTGCGCGACGGAGGTTTTAAACAGGTAGACTTCACCATTCACTACCTTGAAAAACTGATACAGGATTAA
- the accB gene encoding acetyl-CoA carboxylase biotin carboxyl carrier protein, whose product MDIRKIKKLIELLEESDVEELEIHEGDDSVRISRRREQAAAGQFVSHYAAPAPQAAPAPASAPAAEEAPAASPAINGHALKSPMVGTFYRSPSPSAPAFVEVGQSVKAGDVICIVEAMKMMNQIEADKSGTITEILVENGQPVEFDQPLVVIS is encoded by the coding sequence ATGGATATTCGCAAAATCAAAAAACTGATCGAACTGCTCGAGGAATCTGACGTCGAGGAGCTGGAAATCCACGAAGGAGATGACTCCGTTCGCATTTCCCGTCGTCGTGAGCAAGCCGCCGCAGGCCAATTCGTAAGCCACTACGCAGCGCCAGCACCACAAGCGGCCCCGGCTCCTGCAAGCGCACCTGCAGCGGAAGAAGCACCTGCGGCATCCCCTGCCATTAATGGCCACGCGCTAAAATCGCCGATGGTGGGCACCTTCTACCGTTCGCCGTCACCGTCTGCACCGGCCTTTGTAGAAGTGGGCCAATCGGTCAAGGCCGGCGACGTCATTTGCATTGTTGAAGCAATGAAGATGATGAACCAGATTGAAGCAGACAAGTCTGGCACCATCACCGAAATTCTGGTCGAAAATGGCCAGCCGGTGGAGTTTGACCAACCTCTGGTCGTCATTTCCTGA
- the aroQ gene encoding type II 3-dehydroquinate dehydratase: MSTILVLHGPNLNMLGTREPEVYGHETLADIDDRLRHQASEQGHHLLHLQSNAEYELIDRIHEARAEGVDFIIINPAAFTHTSVALRDALLASGIPFIEVHLSNVHAREPFRHHSYFSDIAQGVICGLGSQGYNLALQAALQKIH, from the coding sequence ATGTCTACCATACTTGTGCTACATGGCCCCAACCTTAATATGCTCGGCACACGAGAGCCCGAGGTTTATGGCCATGAGACGCTGGCAGACATCGACGACCGCTTGCGACATCAGGCTTCAGAACAAGGCCACCATCTGCTGCATCTGCAATCGAATGCAGAGTATGAATTGATTGACCGTATTCACGAAGCCCGGGCTGAAGGGGTGGACTTCATCATTATCAACCCCGCCGCCTTCACCCACACCAGTGTCGCCTTGCGGGACGCTCTGTTGGCCTCGGGCATCCCGTTCATTGAAGTGCACCTGTCGAACGTGCATGCGCGGGAGCCGTTCAGGCACCACTCGTATTTTTCAGATATCGCCCAAGGCGTTATCTGCGGTTTAGGCAGCCAAGGTTACAATCTTGCTTTACAGGCAGCCCTGCAAAAAATTCACTGA